One Setaria italica strain Yugu1 chromosome II, Setaria_italica_v2.0, whole genome shotgun sequence DNA segment encodes these proteins:
- the LOC101769818 gene encoding uncharacterized protein LOC101769818: MEGVAPAVSLFRPRASARLPVLLAADSGAARMSPGAGRSRVSRRSPEMSPPGAGRSAVRKHGSTEAAPRRPGITRVPKLGPAVSTKRAGRGKDPLVNLEVSHHRAVAAVRLLRIEKGKAFVDLLNDKANDSGDNEMGYVERTLGFSTRYLEDRDIRLVTVIVAGTVRWKRYLDYLIMSLCSEEKVFREMEPLLLQILRIGFFEILKLDVPAYAAVDENVSLAKVALRPGAGNMVNAILRKLVVLKETNSLPLPKIEGDDRAQARALSIIYSHPVWMVRRWIRFHGKDEALRLMNWNNSDPRFSLRVNTSKGYTRADLVKQLESLQVHYEESIMDEFVRIREGMQAVLQAGLLKNGMCAVQDESAGLVVSVVDPQPGETIIDCCAAPGGKTLFMASRLSGQGKIWALDVNKGRLRILMEAAKLHSLDDMITDIHADLRLHTKETTAKYDKVLLDAPCSGLGVLSKRADLRWNRQFEDLEELMCLQDELLDSASTLVKPGGILIYSTCSIDCEENEKRITAFVQRHPEFAIHSVCGYVPTEFVTDEGFYSSNPTKHSMDGAFAARLVRSMD, from the exons ATGGAGGGGGTAGCGCCCGCCGTCTCGCTGTTCCGCCCGCGCGCTTCCGCACGCCTCCCtgtcctcctcgccgcggatTCCGGTGCCGCCCGCATGAGCCCCGGTGCAG GGAGGAGCAGGGTTTCGAGGCGTAGCCCTGAGATGTCTCCGCCAGGAGCAG GGAGGAGTGCGGTGAGGAAGCACGGCAGTACCGaggctgcacctcgccgaccaG GAATAACTAGAGTTCCAAAGCTTGGCCCTGCAGTTTCTACTAAAAGAGCAG GGAGGGGTAAGGATCCACTTGTTAATTTGGAGGTCTCTCATCACAGAGCGG TTGCAGCGGTGAGGTTGCTAAGAATTGAGAAGGGGAAGGCATTTGTTGACCTTTTGAATGATAAAGCAAATGATTCTGGAGATAATGAGATGGGATATGTTGAGAGGACGCTAGGTTTCAGCACACGGTATTTGGAGGACAGGGATATAAGACTG GTTACTGTCATAGTTGCTGGAACTGTGCGTTGGAAGCGTTACCTTGATTATCTTATCATGTCGCTATGTAGCGAGGAGAAGGTGTtcagggagatggagccactgcTTCTGCAG ATATTGCGAATTGGCTTTTTTGAAATTCTCAAGCTTGATGTACCAGCTTATGCTGCCGTGGATGAG AATGTAAGTCTTGCTAAAGTAGCTTTAAGGCCTGGTGCTGGGAACATGGTGAATGCAATCCTGCGTAAACTTGTAGTGCTAAAG GAGACAAACTCTCTTCCTCTTCCAAAGATAGAAGGTGATGATCGTGCCCAAGCTCGTGCTCTTTCCATAATTTATTCTCATCCTGTT TGGATGGTGAGAAGATGGATACGATTTCATGGAAAAGACGAAGCTCTAAGATTGATGAATTGGAATAACAGTGATCCCCGTTTCAGTCTAAG GGTGAACACATCAAAAGGATATACAAGGGCTGACCTTGTAAAACAATTGGAAAGTTTACAG gtTCATTATGAAGAGTCAATTATGGATGAATTTGTCCGCATTCGGGAAGGGATGCAG GCAGTCTTACAAGCTGGATTACTAAAAAATGGCATGTGTGCTGTGCAAGACGAGAGTGCAG GTCTTGTAGTTTCTGTGGTCGATCCACAACCTGGAGAAACCATTATTGATTGCTGTGCTGCACCTGGCGGAAAGACACTGTTCATGGCATCACGATTGTCAGGACAAG GGAAGATATGGGCTCTAGATGTAAACAAAGGTCGCTTGAGAATACTTatggaagcagcaaagttgcacaGTCTCGATGATATGATCACTGACATCCATGCTGATCTTCGACTACATACT AAGGAAACCACTGCTAAATATGACAAAGTATTGTTGGATGCTCCGTGCTCTGGTCTGGGAGTCCTTTCCAAG AGGGCAGACTTGCGTTGGAATAGACAGTTTGAAGATTTGGAAGAGTTGATGTGTTTACAAGACGAGCTTCTTGATTCGGCATCAAC ATTGGTAAAGCCTGGTGGTATACTAATATACAGTACATGTTCGATTGACTGTGAAGAAAACGAAAAGAGGATTACTGCTTTTGTCCAGAGGCACCCG GAATTTGCCATACACTCTGTTTGTGGATATGTTCCTACAGAATTTGTCACAGATGAAGGTTTCTATTCCTCAAATCCAACTAAGCACTCTATGGATGGGGCATTTGCTGCTCGTCTTGTCCGGTCAATGGACTAA
- the LOC101753610 gene encoding protein ROOT INITIATION DEFECTIVE 3 produces the protein MAASSSSQRGGGELILAAPHGRPITAYDALTGDVLAEFPAANTPRHGLAVATGPGGTAFVAASHVCPATGAGSIRLLQWWSPAPARELPVPELVAALVAAPYGTHLLAGGVSGCVHAIALPSGGVASSFRAHGGGAVSCLALSDDGSLLVSGGDDGGVAVFPLIRVLDADDASVASAADNVDHAIYRVAAYVAPVTSVVCGRGGCNAVVASASADGTCKVWRLADGAHLRTLALPCTALSLALDPTSSNLYAGGSEGRVHVASLNSPCTKAVTTATASHSSEGSTNAAALVAVALANGCRNLVSCSEDGEVRVWDLTPGLFLANAFWVSGAVSGALVVRRVPGELARGGGERFRLHDGMAWTRARELADMGQLLRAEEEEMTTSVEPIEMNAGVYRRCLRLLLRETTVVANGGRRDGAKDGSDVSG, from the coding sequence atggcggcgtctTCCTCCTCGCAGCGGGgaggcggtgagctcatcctggcGGCACCCCACGGCCGGCCAATCACCGCCTACGACGCGCTCACGGGCGACGTTCTGGCCGAGTTCCCGGCCGCCAACACGCCGCGGCACGGCCTCGCTGTCGCCACGGGTCCCGGCGGCACGGCGTTCGTCGCGGCGTCCCACGTCTGCCCGGCCACGGGCGCCGGCTCGATCCGCCTGCTCCAGTGGTGGTccccggcgcccgcgcgcgaGCTGCCGGTCCCCGAGCTCGTGGCGGCGCTCGTGGCGGCGCCATACGGCACCCACCTCCTGGCCGGTGGCGTGTCCGGGTGCGTGCACGCGATCGCGCTCCCGTCCGGCGGCGTCGCCAGCTCCTTCcgcgcccacggcggcggcgccgtctccTGCCTCGCCCTCAGCGACGACGGCTCGCTCCTCGtgtccggcggcgacgacggcggggtGGCCGTGTTCCCGCTCATCCGcgtcctcgacgccgacgacgcgagcgtcgcctccgccgccgacaaCGTTGACCACGCCATCTACCGCGTGGCCGCGTACGTCGCGCCCGTGACCAGCGTTGTGTGCGGGCGCGGCGGGTGCAACGCCGTCGTCGCGTCGGCCTCCGCGGACGGCACGTGCAAGGTCTGGAGGCTGGCGGACGGCGCCCACCTCCGGACCCTCGCGCTCCCGTGCACCGCACTCTCCCTCGCGCTAGACCCCACCAGCTCCAACCTCTACGCCGGCGGCTCAGAAGGCCGCGTCCACGTCGCATCCCTCAACTCCCCGTGCACGAAGGCCGTGACGACGGCCACAGCATCACACTCGAGCGAAGGCAGCACGAACGCCGCGGCGCTGGTCGCGGTTGCCCTGGCCAACGGGTGCAGGAACCTGGTGTCGTGCTCGGAGGACGGCGAGGTGAGGGTGTGGGACCTGACCCCCGGGCTGTTCCTCGCCAACGCGTTCTGGGTCAGTGGCGCGGTCAGCGGCGCGCTGGTGGTCAGGAGGGTGCCCGGCGAGCtggccaggggcggcggcgagcggttCAGGCTCCACGACGGGATGGCGTGGACGAGGGCCCGCGAGCTGGCGGACATGGGCCAGCTGCtgcgcgcggaggaggaggagatgacgACGTCCGTGGAGCCGATCGAGATGAACGCCGGCGTCTACAGGAGGTGCCTCCGGCTGCTGCTCCGGGAGACCACGGTCGTGGCCAACGGCGGCCGCCGTGATGGCGCCAAAGACGGCAGTGATGTCAGTGGCTGA
- the LOC105913888 gene encoding serine/threonine-protein phosphatase 7 long form homolog, producing the protein MCFLYRQLCEACRRTSGSASVGGCVYLLQLWMWARLPVGHPEIMPRRPWFPGEIPRRQPTWAYLWGQVKVSHTRLDRVYLDYINEIDALTAHSLNWQPYEGEDTLLFTLSFMCALDDDLYRMLCPLICFYAVQYHLPDRVARQFGMRQIWPTPTTSTSVELHTVDRKKKRKVSEWAAFHQVYIQEWDQFEDNVDENDEPHTNSEYRQYQTWYQGATRHRLRAAWTEDDYADIHSSDDEDTVYDQSTRAGRQVEAGPILDRMGRTLQSSVRDLEHFRPRVTDPETRSFLEDCHDARCARSIPTRRRRRYV; encoded by the exons ATGTGCTTTCTATACCGGCAGCTGTGCGAGGCGTGCCGTCGGACTTCGGGCTCCGCGTCAGTTGGTGGATGTGTCTACCTATTGCAGTTATGGATGTGGGCCCGTCTTCCTGTTGGTCATCCCGAGATTATGCCGCGTCGACCGTGGTTCCCAGGTGAGATACCGAGACGGCAGCCAACATGGGCATATCTTTGGGGTCAGGTTAAGGTTAGCCATACGAGGTTGGACCGCGTGTACCTGGATTACATCAACGAGATAGACGCGCTCACGGCTCATAGT TTAAATTGGCAGCCTTACGAAGGAGAGGACACACTTCTTTTTACCCTTAGCTTCATGTGTGCGTTGGACGATGATCTTTACAGGATGTTGTGCCCTCTCATATGCTTCTATGCTGTCCAGTACCACCTGCCAGATCGAGTAGCACGTCAATTTGGGATGAGGCAGATTTGGCCAACACCGACGACCTCGACTAGTGTGGAGTTACACAC CGTGGATCGTAAGAAGAAACGGAAGGTCTCTGAGTGGGCCGCGTTCCACCAGGTGTACATTCAGGAATGGGACCAGTTCGAGGACAACGTGGATGAGAACGACGAGCCGCACACAAACAGTGAGTACAGGCAATACCAGActtggtaccaaggtgcgacgcGTCACAGGCTGAGGGCAGCGTGGACGGAAGATGACTACGCCGACATCCACTcatccgacgatgaagacacggtgtacgatcagagtactcgtgctggaaggcaggtggaggcaggaccaatcctggataggatg GGTCGTACCCTCCAAAGCTCGGTTAGAGATTTAGAGCATTTCCGTCCTAGAGTTACGGACCCCGAGACACGGAGCTTCCTAGAG gactgccACGACGCGAGATGTGCACGTTCCATCCCTACGCGAAGGAGGCGTCGATATGTCTAG
- the LOC101754421 gene encoding agglutinin isolectin 2: MTALVLSVVILALSCATAAAQSQSCGEQGGGMLCPRNLCSSKSGYCGLGGDYCGQGCQSGACSPLGAAASKPAAQPCPATSAAATMGTAALVLSTAAGTARPEPAAEPG; the protein is encoded by the coding sequence ATGACGGCCCTCGTGCTAAGCGTCGTCATCCTCGCCCTTAGCTGCGCCACGGCGGCCGCTCAATCCCAGAGTTGTGGCGAGCAGGGCGGCGGCATGCTGTGCCCTCGCAACCTCTGCTCCAGCAAGTCGGGGTActgcggcctcggcggcgactaCTGCGGCCAAGGCTGCCAGAGTGGCGCCTGCAGCCCGCTCGGCGCTGCGGCAAGCAAGCCGGCGGCGCAGCCTTGCCCGGCAACTTCTGCTGCAGCCACGATGGGTACTGCAGCATTGGTGCTATCCACTGCGGCAGGGACTGCAAGACCGGAACCTGCGGCCGAGCCTGGATAG